One window from the genome of Dyella sp. A6 encodes:
- a CDS encoding NADH-quinone oxidoreductase subunit NuoB, which translates to MVTTGEPIMLDLLTRIRRTGLLTEATAKPDLRDDEVRHMHDRLQRVFGRALRIRHVDAGSCNGCELEIQALTNPYYNLEGAGLAFVASPRHADVLLVTGPVSVNMVEALRRTYDAMPNPKWVMAVGDCGACGGVFGINYASRGRVADVLPVDMTVPGCPPTPRALLQGLLLMASMPHSRSPFRTSRERTDPK; encoded by the coding sequence GTGGTCACGACGGGTGAGCCGATCATGCTAGATCTCCTGACACGTATCCGTCGCACCGGCCTGCTCACCGAGGCAACGGCCAAACCCGATCTTCGCGACGATGAAGTACGTCATATGCATGATCGCCTCCAGCGTGTGTTCGGGCGTGCATTGCGTATTCGCCATGTCGATGCCGGCTCCTGCAACGGCTGCGAGCTGGAAATCCAGGCGCTCACCAACCCGTACTACAACCTCGAAGGCGCCGGACTTGCCTTCGTCGCCAGCCCACGCCACGCAGACGTCCTACTGGTGACCGGCCCCGTCTCTGTCAACATGGTCGAAGCGCTCAGACGCACCTATGACGCCATGCCCAACCCCAAATGGGTCATGGCTGTCGGCGATTGCGGCGCCTGCGGTGGCGTCTTCGGCATCAATTACGCATCCCGTGGGCGCGTGGCCGATGTCCTTCCGGTGGATATGACGGTCCCGGGTTGCCCGCCGACGCCTCGTGCACTCCTGCAAGGACTGTTGCTGATGGCCAGCATGCCCCACTCACGTTCGCCTTTCCGAACCTCACGCGAACGCACCGATCCGAAATAG
- a CDS encoding formate hydrogenlyase, protein MLTLPLTAQWLQTLAGALLLISFAMLAERRSRRLVTLLVWQGMVLVTATLLTAATTHLNHLYFSAALTFVLKVCVLPWILLRLMRRLGIERDNEPLVNVPTLMLVGLGLVIFAFGLAQPVSALATTVIRQTLGIALAVILLALLMILARRKAFTQVTGFLALENGLFFAATSTTYGMPMVVELGIALDVLVGVFIFGVFFFHIREQFDSLDLHHLESLKEE, encoded by the coding sequence GTGCTCACGCTACCGCTTACCGCCCAATGGCTGCAAACGCTCGCCGGCGCCTTGCTGCTGATCTCCTTCGCCATGCTGGCCGAACGGCGGAGTCGGCGCCTCGTCACGCTGCTCGTCTGGCAAGGCATGGTGCTGGTGACCGCCACACTGCTGACCGCGGCAACCACCCATCTGAACCATCTGTACTTTTCGGCGGCGCTCACATTCGTACTGAAAGTCTGCGTGCTCCCCTGGATCCTTCTGCGCCTGATGCGTCGACTGGGTATCGAACGCGACAACGAACCCCTGGTGAACGTACCCACCTTGATGCTTGTCGGGCTTGGCTTGGTGATTTTCGCGTTTGGCCTGGCCCAGCCGGTCAGCGCACTCGCGACAACAGTCATCCGGCAGACGCTGGGGATTGCGCTAGCCGTAATCCTGCTGGCTCTGCTGATGATCCTGGCGCGTCGCAAGGCCTTTACCCAGGTGACCGGGTTCCTTGCGCTGGAAAACGGCCTGTTCTTTGCGGCCACCAGCACCACCTATGGCATGCCCATGGTGGTCGAACTGGGCATCGCGCTGGACGTGCTCGTGGGCGTCTTCATCTTCGGCGTCTTTTTCTTTCACATACGCGAGCAGTTCGACAGCCTTGATCTCCATCACCTCGAGTCGCTCAAGGAGGAATGA
- a CDS encoding hydrogenase 4 subunit F produces MEIAWVVGIPVVGAALLALIGSRRYAAEINVAISLATLLAASMLTVHVFRDGSLTAYDEQFFIDPFNVFLVALTALVGFTTALFSRSYMRIEATHGRLTVRRLRLYHSMYQLFMASMLVALTTNNLGFLWVAMEAATLSTVLLVSLYRTRASIEAAWKYFILCGVGIALALFGTILMYVAAQDRLGGSGMSALLWTHLDAVRGQLEPTVVGLAFVFLLVGYGTKVGLAPLHNWLPDAHAEGPTPVSAVLSGLLLNVALYAVLRCKIIADGALHSPLPGRMLMGFGLLSTVWAALFLWRQRDIKRLFAYSSIEHMGIMTFAFGMGGPVATFAGLLHMTVHSLTKSAIFFTAGHASQATGTQRMDRIRGLLAIHPSVGWGLMIGSLAILGMPPFGVFASEYMVLMTAMRDHPWATPFLLFALVIAFAAIFARVQPMVFGEAEAPSLPHPPSLAPVFIHLALVLVLGISIPAALAEWYRLAAHLFVR; encoded by the coding sequence ATGGAGATTGCATGGGTCGTGGGCATCCCTGTCGTGGGAGCCGCCCTGCTTGCGCTGATCGGCTCGCGACGTTATGCCGCCGAGATCAATGTCGCGATCAGCCTGGCCACGCTGCTGGCCGCGTCGATGCTGACCGTCCATGTCTTCCGGGATGGATCCCTGACGGCCTATGACGAGCAGTTCTTCATTGATCCGTTCAACGTGTTCCTCGTGGCGCTGACGGCGCTGGTCGGCTTCACCACGGCGCTCTTTTCACGGTCCTACATGCGCATCGAAGCCACCCATGGCCGACTGACCGTGCGACGGCTACGGCTTTATCACAGCATGTACCAGCTGTTCATGGCGTCCATGCTGGTCGCCCTGACGACAAACAACCTGGGATTCCTGTGGGTGGCCATGGAGGCGGCCACACTGTCGACCGTTCTGCTGGTGTCGCTGTATCGCACCCGCGCAAGCATCGAGGCCGCCTGGAAGTACTTCATCCTTTGCGGCGTGGGGATCGCCCTGGCGCTGTTCGGCACCATTCTGATGTACGTGGCCGCGCAGGATCGGCTCGGCGGCAGTGGCATGTCCGCACTGCTCTGGACGCATCTCGACGCGGTCAGGGGCCAGCTGGAACCCACCGTGGTCGGCCTGGCCTTCGTCTTTCTGCTGGTCGGGTACGGCACCAAGGTCGGGCTGGCACCGTTGCACAACTGGTTGCCGGATGCACACGCCGAGGGTCCCACGCCCGTCTCGGCGGTTCTGTCCGGGCTTCTTCTCAACGTAGCGCTCTATGCCGTCCTGCGTTGCAAGATCATTGCCGACGGCGCCCTGCATTCACCGCTTCCCGGACGCATGCTGATGGGCTTCGGCCTGCTGTCGACCGTATGGGCCGCGCTGTTTCTCTGGCGCCAGCGCGACATCAAGCGATTGTTCGCGTACTCGTCGATCGAGCACATGGGCATCATGACCTTCGCCTTCGGCATGGGCGGACCGGTCGCGACCTTCGCTGGTCTCTTACACATGACCGTACACTCGTTGACGAAGTCGGCCATCTTTTTCACGGCAGGCCATGCATCGCAAGCGACGGGCACGCAGCGCATGGACCGTATTCGCGGCCTGCTCGCCATTCATCCCAGTGTCGGCTGGGGGCTCATGATTGGATCGCTGGCGATTCTCGGCATGCCGCCTTTCGGCGTGTTCGCTAGCGAGTACATGGTCCTCATGACGGCGATGCGCGACCACCCGTGGGCAACGCCTTTCCTGCTCTTCGCATTGGTGATTGCCTTCGCCGCCATCTTCGCGCGTGTGCAACCGATGGTCTTCGGCGAAGCCGAAGCGCCGTCACTCCCGCACCCGCCGTCCCTGGCACCGGTTTTCATTCACCTGGCCCTAGTGCTCGTCTTGGGTATCAGCATTCCAGCGGCTCTCGCCGAATGGTATCGCCTGGCAGCCCACCTGTTCGTGAGGTGA
- a CDS encoding NADH-quinone oxidoreductase subunit C has protein sequence MPLEVIARNGIPVPANVPVRRLVVDAHQWTSLAEQLHVAGASLLTLWGHDERDRNGQFSVFAAFLLPGQVVVLQHMLAGHHPIYPSLGHRFPVAIRLQRSTYDLLGVEADGDDTRSWLCHDTWPAHYFPLRRDADLAITHATPPRPYRFVPVLGEGVHEIPVGPVHAGTIEPGHFRFSVVGEKVLRLEARLGYAHKGIAKRFETLAPHEGHRLAARVSGDSAVAYSWAYCAALESLTGMAPSPRAAHLRALALERERIANHLGDLGALGNDAGLAFGLTQFSILKERLLRLNDDIFGQRYLMDYVIPGGVQSDIGPHHVRRLLDETTVLAHEVTSLRSIYSSHSGLQDRFRGTGQLAPSLAKAHGALGLVARASGIAQDARISMPWAPYNDVPPAGVLETDGDVAARVQVRFGEVMESLRLSRLLLEKLPPGPTATPIPTAASHAIGIGIIEGWRGPVTVVLETDTPHTIRRCHVHDPSWQNWPLIEYAMLGNIVPDFPLINKSFNLSYSGHDG, from the coding sequence ATGCCGCTTGAAGTCATTGCTCGAAACGGCATCCCGGTACCGGCCAATGTCCCCGTGCGACGCCTTGTGGTCGACGCCCATCAATGGACGTCGCTGGCCGAGCAACTGCACGTGGCCGGAGCAAGCCTGCTCACGCTGTGGGGACATGACGAGCGAGATCGCAACGGCCAGTTCAGCGTCTTCGCGGCCTTCCTCCTGCCTGGCCAAGTGGTGGTGCTTCAGCACATGCTGGCGGGGCATCACCCGATCTACCCATCCCTTGGACACCGGTTCCCGGTCGCCATTCGCTTGCAGCGGTCCACTTACGATCTGCTCGGCGTGGAAGCCGACGGCGACGACACCCGCTCATGGCTATGCCATGACACCTGGCCCGCCCACTACTTCCCGTTACGTCGCGACGCCGATCTGGCCATCACGCATGCCACGCCGCCACGGCCTTATCGCTTTGTACCCGTCCTCGGCGAGGGTGTGCACGAGATACCGGTCGGTCCGGTGCATGCCGGCACCATCGAGCCCGGCCACTTCCGGTTCTCCGTCGTCGGTGAAAAGGTCCTTCGCCTGGAAGCGCGGCTCGGCTATGCCCACAAGGGCATAGCCAAACGGTTCGAAACGCTTGCACCACACGAGGGACACCGGCTCGCCGCACGCGTCAGCGGCGACAGCGCCGTCGCGTACTCATGGGCCTATTGTGCGGCACTCGAGTCACTTACAGGCATGGCCCCGTCGCCACGGGCCGCGCATCTGCGTGCCCTCGCTCTTGAACGGGAACGCATCGCCAATCATCTCGGCGACCTGGGCGCGCTCGGCAACGATGCCGGCCTCGCGTTCGGCCTCACTCAGTTCTCGATACTGAAAGAGCGCCTGCTTCGCCTCAATGACGACATCTTCGGTCAGCGCTATCTGATGGATTACGTCATTCCAGGTGGCGTGCAATCCGATATCGGACCGCATCACGTTCGTCGACTCCTCGACGAAACGACCGTTCTCGCCCACGAAGTCACATCACTACGCTCGATCTACAGCAGCCATTCAGGCCTTCAGGACCGCTTCCGCGGCACCGGGCAACTCGCGCCGTCCCTCGCCAAGGCTCACGGGGCACTGGGCCTTGTCGCACGGGCTTCGGGCATCGCGCAGGACGCACGCATCAGCATGCCGTGGGCACCCTACAACGATGTCCCTCCCGCAGGAGTGCTGGAGACCGACGGCGATGTCGCCGCACGCGTCCAGGTGCGCTTTGGCGAGGTCATGGAGTCCTTGCGACTCAGTCGTCTCTTGCTCGAGAAGCTCCCGCCAGGACCCACCGCGACGCCCATCCCCACGGCAGCCTCCCATGCCATCGGTATCGGCATCATTGAAGGATGGAGGGGGCCGGTGACGGTGGTGCTCGAGACCGACACCCCGCATACCATCCGGCGGTGTCACGTCCACGACCCGTCGTGGCAAAACTGGCCGCTGATCGAGTACGCGATGCTCGGCAATATCGTGCCCGATTTCCCGCTGATCAATAAGTCATTCAACCTTTCCTACAGTGGTCACGACGGGTGA